In a single window of the Bacillota bacterium genome:
- a CDS encoding TetR/AcrR family transcriptional regulator, translated as MRIVKDAEERKNEILDAADELFRRKGFDGTSTNDILEKVGIARGGLYHHFKSKEDIMDALIERYKVRLLGAAQEIAADRSIPVNERIVRVVMAMNISGENGREIMKHIHKPQNALMHQKMQKIILKGVTPILAGIIREGIEQGQFSTPFPYECMEMIIAYANIVFDYMAEMTDEERALRIKAFIFNTEKLLGAESGSLMCIMKIFGNRHGNCHE; from the coding sequence ATGAGGATTGTAAAGGATGCCGAGGAACGCAAAAACGAGATACTTGACGCGGCGGATGAGCTTTTCCGCCGGAAGGGCTTTGACGGCACGAGCACGAACGATATTCTCGAAAAAGTGGGAATTGCGCGGGGAGGGCTGTATCATCATTTCAAGTCCAAGGAAGATATTATGGATGCGCTTATTGAGCGGTATAAAGTCCGTCTTCTAGGCGCGGCGCAGGAAATTGCCGCAGACAGGAGCATACCCGTAAACGAGCGCATTGTCCGAGTTGTAATGGCAATGAACATAAGCGGCGAAAACGGCAGAGAAATCATGAAGCATATTCACAAGCCGCAGAACGCGCTAATGCATCAAAAAATGCAAAAGATCATACTCAAAGGCGTTACTCCTATACTGGCAGGAATAATCCGCGAAGGCATTGAACAGGGACAGTTCAGCACGCCGTTCCCGTATGAATGCATGGAAATGATTATCGCATATGCCAATATCGTTTTTGACTATATGGCTGAAATGACGGACGAAGAGCGCGCTTTACGCATAAAGGCGTTTATTTTCAATACGGAAAAGCTGCTCGGCGCCGAAAGCGGAAGTCTCATGTGCATTATGAAGATATTTGGAAACAGGCATGGAAACTGTCATGAATAA
- a CDS encoding DUF3796 domain-containing protein, whose translation MKNKLGYLSLLALLGILGFITDNKAYLGFLSFLYYIRYFFVIPDELFKANVQKAATPAFFTGLASSAVTIMLKALLNNDALLPVGMGLGMALSIFVFTVILLVCELRESGAGL comes from the coding sequence TTGAAAAACAAATTGGGCTATTTAAGTCTTCTCGCATTATTGGGCATTTTGGGATTTATTACGGACAATAAGGCATACCTGGGATTCTTAAGCTTCCTCTACTACATCCGGTATTTCTTTGTAATACCTGACGAATTGTTCAAAGCCAATGTTCAAAAAGCGGCGACGCCTGCGTTTTTTACCGGGCTTGCGTCATCGGCGGTTACGATTATGCTTAAAGCGCTGCTGAACAACGACGCGCTGCTGCCGGTCGGGATGGGGCTTGGGATGGCCCTGTCCATTTTTGTATTCACCGTCATTCTGCTTGTGTGTGAACTGAGGGAAAGCGGCGCCGGCTTATGA
- a CDS encoding carboxymuconolactone decarboxylase family protein, giving the protein MNNKNVSNSFQVFLKEAPEHSKAWMEAVQKLDTACSLDEKTEEIAYIAVLAAVELESGIPFHVKRAKELGASREDIKSAVLLGLPAGGNKVIKALSIALNAFDEV; this is encoded by the coding sequence ATGAATAACAAAAATGTAAGCAATTCATTTCAGGTGTTTTTGAAAGAAGCGCCAGAGCATTCAAAAGCATGGATGGAGGCAGTGCAAAAGCTTGACACGGCTTGCAGCCTTGATGAAAAAACGGAGGAAATAGCATATATCGCAGTGCTTGCAGCTGTGGAATTGGAAAGCGGTATTCCGTTTCATGTTAAGAGGGCAAAAGAATTGGGCGCTTCAAGGGAAGACATCAAAAGTGCAGTTCTTCTCGGATTACCCGCAGGTGGAAACAAGGTCATCAAAGCACTTTCGATTGCTTTGAACGCTTTTGATGAGGTGTGA
- a CDS encoding TfoX/Sxy family protein has product MGRLSDLPNIGKVMEKRLVKAGINDAEALRQAGSKEAFIKLRLLEGDTCFNSLCALEGAIQGIRWHYLDCETKAELKRFFDLFQ; this is encoded by the coding sequence ATGGGTAGATTGAGCGACCTGCCGAATATTGGTAAGGTAATGGAAAAACGCCTGGTCAAGGCAGGAATAAATGACGCCGAAGCTTTGAGGCAAGCCGGCAGCAAAGAGGCATTTATCAAGCTGCGTTTGCTTGAAGGAGATACATGTTTTAACTCACTCTGTGCGCTTGAAGGCGCCATCCAAGGTATAAGGTGGCATTATTTGGACTGCGAAACAAAAGCAGAATTGAAAAGGTTTTTTGACTTATTCCAATAA
- a CDS encoding M23 family metallopeptidase has protein sequence MKFRKNDEGADMNRFISYLVKLKWLGLIGLLGSITGNAYLKLFWLFFLLGFIEIFSNLPVFYQSIQQLLAYPLILFRHRFCLPSKENSTTRVEFMLPFRGRWYVANGGVDKKTSHSWHVWPQRYAYDFVMVDESGKTFSGNGKRLQDYYCYGKEILAPADGEVVSMADGHPESRVYGDSRIECRAKDIRGNFITLKHNEKEFSTIAHLMPNSITVTLGQKVVRGQVIAKCGNSGNTSEPHVHFQLNDGKCFFASVGLPVKFKNVYATENGETRLAEYIAKGQLVENGRPVQVP, from the coding sequence TTGAAATTTCGGAAGAATGATGAGGGGGCAGATATGAACAGGTTTATAAGTTACCTGGTTAAATTAAAATGGCTTGGCTTGATAGGGCTACTGGGAAGCATCACCGGCAATGCCTATCTTAAGCTTTTCTGGCTGTTCTTTTTGCTTGGGTTTATTGAGATATTCAGCAATCTGCCGGTGTTTTACCAGAGCATACAACAGCTTCTTGCTTATCCCTTGATATTATTCCGCCATCGTTTTTGCCTGCCTTCAAAAGAAAACAGCACAACTAGGGTGGAATTCATGTTGCCGTTTCGGGGGCGATGGTATGTAGCCAACGGCGGCGTGGATAAGAAAACCTCCCATTCCTGGCATGTTTGGCCGCAGCGCTATGCCTATGATTTCGTCATGGTCGATGAAAGCGGGAAAACCTTCTCCGGCAATGGTAAGCGATTGCAGGATTATTACTGCTACGGGAAAGAAATTTTGGCACCTGCCGACGGCGAAGTTGTAAGTATGGCCGACGGGCATCCGGAAAGCAGGGTATATGGCGACAGCAGGATAGAATGCAGGGCGAAAGATATTCGCGGAAACTTTATTACGCTCAAACATAATGAAAAAGAGTTCAGCACCATCGCCCACCTTATGCCGAACAGCATAACCGTTACCTTGGGCCAGAAGGTTGTCCGGGGGCAGGTGATCGCCAAATGCGGCAACTCGGGGAACACAAGTGAACCCCATGTGCATTTTCAATTAAATGACGGGAAATGCTTTTTCGCTTCCGTAGGGCTGCCTGTCAAATTTAAAAATGTATACGCAACGGAAAACGGGGAAACGCGCCTTGCGGAATATATCGCAAAAGGCCAGCTTGTGGAAAACGGCCGCCCGGTTCAGGTTCCCTGA
- a CDS encoding helix-turn-helix transcriptional regulator: MIIKTRIKEYRTKHSMTQEELAVLVGVRRETIVHLENGRYNPSLKLALDIAKVFHARVEDIFEISEE; encoded by the coding sequence ATGATAATCAAGACCAGGATCAAGGAATACAGGACAAAACACAGTATGACGCAGGAAGAATTGGCGGTTTTGGTCGGCGTAAGGCGCGAAACGATCGTCCATTTGGAAAACGGCAGGTACAATCCGTCCTTAAAGCTGGCGCTTGACATAGCGAAGGTTTTTCATGCAAGGGTCGAGGACATCTTTGAAATTTCGGAAGAATGA